Proteins encoded within one genomic window of Mesobacillus subterraneus:
- the fliQ gene encoding flagellar biosynthesis protein FliQ — protein sequence MTSEAVISIAERGIYTVLMISGPLLILALVVGLIVSIFQATTQIQEQTLAFVPKIVAVLVGVIFFGTWMLSYMLSYATEIFSNLTRFVG from the coding sequence ATGACATCAGAAGCGGTTATTTCGATAGCTGAAAGAGGAATTTATACAGTTTTAATGATTTCAGGGCCTTTGCTGATACTAGCGCTGGTAGTTGGTTTGATCGTCAGTATTTTTCAGGCTACAACGCAAATACAGGAACAGACACTGGCTTTTGTGCCGAAAATTGTTGCCGTCCTGGTCGGCGTCATTTTCTTTGGGACGTGGATGCTCAGTTATATGCTGAGCTATGCGACGGAGATATTTTCAAATCTTACAAGGTTCGTAGGCTGA
- the fliP gene encoding flagellar type III secretion system pore protein FliP (The bacterial flagellar biogenesis protein FliP forms a type III secretion system (T3SS)-type pore required for flagellar assembly.) translates to MNEFMEFFNSSAPESVSTSVKLMLLLTVLSIAPGILILMTSFTRIIIVLSFVRTALATQQMPPNQVLVGLAMFLSFFIMAPTFQEVNEQALTPLFNEEINLEQAYDRASIPFKEFMSAHTRQKDLTLFLEYSKADTPESIQDIPLTALVPAFAISEIKTAFQIGFMIFIPFLVIDMVVASVLMSMGMMMLPPVMISLPFKILLFVMVDGWYLVVKSLLQSF, encoded by the coding sequence ATGAATGAGTTTATGGAGTTTTTCAACAGCAGTGCTCCTGAGAGTGTCTCGACATCCGTTAAGCTGATGCTCCTTCTGACCGTGCTTTCCATTGCGCCAGGCATCTTGATTTTAATGACAAGTTTTACAAGGATCATCATCGTTCTTTCCTTTGTCAGAACGGCGCTTGCAACACAGCAAATGCCGCCCAACCAAGTGTTGGTCGGTCTTGCAATGTTCCTGTCATTCTTCATCATGGCACCTACTTTCCAGGAAGTGAATGAACAAGCTCTGACTCCTTTATTCAATGAAGAAATCAATTTGGAGCAAGCCTACGACCGGGCATCCATCCCTTTCAAGGAATTCATGAGTGCTCATACCAGACAGAAGGATTTAACGTTGTTCCTTGAATATTCTAAAGCTGACACACCTGAATCCATTCAAGATATCCCTCTGACAGCTCTTGTTCCTGCATTTGCCATCAGTGAAATCAAAACAGCATTCCAAATCGGGTTCATGATATTCATCCCTTTTCTAGTAATAGATATGGTTGTGGCAAGTGTCTTGATGTCGATGGGGATGATGATGCTTCCGCCAGTCATGATTTCACTTCCATTTAAAATTTTGCTTTTTGTCATGGTAGACGGATGGTATTTAGTCGTGAAATCATTATTACAAAGTTTTTAA
- a CDS encoding flagellar biosynthetic protein FliO: MRQLLRLFRTASTILFLLAALLSPLSFPSAEQLNKSVKDCLKDPSCEDEQADKNTNISNDEDSQVGVSFLDFVRMILATAFVAALIYFLLKFINKKSMVYKSSQLVENLGGASLGANRSVQIVKAGNKLLIVGVGENIQLLKEIDDPEEYSQVIQEYNNKMEQLVQPSDIVTKLLKRAKKDGGNQRSDFSALLKNQLSDMASGRKKMFEEIQKKGSEKNE; encoded by the coding sequence GTGCGGCAATTGTTAAGATTATTCCGAACTGCCTCGACAATTCTTTTCTTATTAGCTGCTTTGTTAAGTCCGCTGAGCTTCCCGAGCGCAGAGCAGCTAAATAAGAGTGTAAAGGATTGCTTGAAAGATCCATCGTGTGAAGATGAACAGGCAGATAAAAATACAAACATATCAAACGATGAAGATTCCCAGGTTGGAGTAAGTTTCCTGGATTTCGTCAGGATGATCCTTGCTACCGCCTTTGTGGCAGCATTAATCTACTTTCTCCTTAAGTTCATTAATAAAAAGAGTATGGTATATAAAAGCTCGCAGCTTGTAGAAAATCTCGGAGGCGCAAGCCTTGGCGCTAACAGATCAGTCCAGATTGTTAAAGCGGGCAATAAGCTGCTCATCGTTGGTGTAGGAGAAAATATACAACTACTAAAAGAAATAGACGACCCGGAAGAGTATAGCCAAGTCATTCAGGAGTATAACAATAAAATGGAGCAGCTTGTACAGCCAAGCGATATTGTGACAAAGTTGCTTAAAAGAGCGAAGAAAGATGGCGGCAATCAGCGTTCCGATTTTTCCGCACTACTAAAGAATCAACTGAGTGATATGGCGAGCGGAAGAAAGAAAATGTTTGAGGAGATTCAGAAGAAAGGGTCAGAAAAAAATGAATGA
- a CDS encoding response regulator has translation MANKILVVDDAAFMRMMIKDILTKNGFEVVAEAADGAQALEKYKEFQPDLVTMDITMPEMDGITSLKEIKKINPNAKVIMCSAMGQQAMVIDAIQAGAKDFIVKPFQADRVIEAISKTLG, from the coding sequence ATGGCAAACAAGATTTTAGTCGTAGACGATGCGGCTTTCATGAGAATGATGATTAAGGATATTTTGACAAAAAACGGCTTCGAAGTCGTCGCAGAGGCAGCTGACGGTGCACAGGCACTTGAAAAATATAAAGAATTCCAGCCTGACCTTGTGACAATGGATATTACAATGCCAGAAATGGATGGCATCACTTCCTTAAAGGAAATCAAAAAAATCAACCCGAACGCAAAGGTTATCATGTGTTCAGCAATGGGCCAGCAAGCGATGGTCATTGATGCAATCCAGGCTGGTGCAAAAGATTTCATCGTAAAACCTTTCCAAGCAGACCGTGTTATCGAAGCGATTTCAAAAACATTAGGTTAG
- the fliY gene encoding flagellar motor switch phosphatase FliY has protein sequence MVSDDMLSQDEIDALLRGTSDEAEETESTINVDDYFSFMERDALGEIGNISFGSSATALSTLLNQKVEINTPTVTAVHRSKLEDAFPDPYVAVQVYYTEGFTGSNMLVIQQNDAAIIADLMLGGDGLNPRELLDEIQLSAVQEAMNQMMGSAATSMSTVFSKRVDISPPNINLLNVVEGEGTDSIPEDDILVKVSFSLKIGNLIDSNIMQLLPVSFAKSLVDELLNPGGAQAPETQASPIPQSNQVELSQSNTAQEQANYAQTQAMQQEYQVQHEPAFYQPQTNQGVPQGHGYSQPMPSAPQHIGHVMPGAQPTVQPAVFSSFETVQTQQAETKNLDMLLDIPLQVTVELGRTKRSVRDILELGSGSIIELDKLAGEPVDILVNNRLIAQGEVVVIDENFGVRVTDIISQSDRIKKLK, from the coding sequence ATGGTGAGCGATGACATGTTATCTCAAGATGAAATTGATGCGCTTCTTAGAGGAACCTCTGATGAAGCGGAAGAAACAGAAAGTACAATTAACGTAGATGACTATTTTTCTTTCATGGAAAGAGATGCTTTAGGAGAAATCGGCAACATATCGTTTGGCAGTTCAGCTACCGCATTATCAACTTTATTGAACCAGAAGGTGGAAATTAATACCCCTACGGTTACAGCTGTGCACAGGTCAAAACTTGAAGATGCTTTTCCTGATCCTTATGTGGCCGTGCAGGTATACTATACAGAAGGATTTACCGGCAGTAATATGCTTGTTATCCAACAAAATGATGCAGCGATTATCGCGGATTTAATGCTTGGTGGCGATGGATTGAACCCAAGGGAATTACTTGATGAGATTCAGCTGAGTGCCGTTCAAGAGGCAATGAACCAAATGATGGGATCTGCTGCAACCTCCATGTCGACAGTGTTTAGCAAAAGAGTCGATATTTCACCTCCGAATATCAATCTGTTGAATGTAGTGGAAGGTGAAGGAACTGATTCGATTCCTGAGGATGATATTTTGGTAAAAGTATCATTCTCGTTAAAGATTGGCAATTTAATAGATTCTAATATTATGCAACTTTTGCCAGTAAGTTTCGCTAAAAGTTTGGTTGATGAATTATTGAATCCCGGTGGTGCACAGGCACCTGAAACTCAAGCTTCACCTATACCGCAAAGTAATCAGGTTGAATTAAGTCAATCTAATACTGCGCAAGAACAGGCCAACTACGCTCAAACTCAGGCGATGCAGCAAGAATATCAGGTGCAACATGAACCCGCTTTTTATCAGCCACAAACCAATCAGGGAGTTCCACAAGGACATGGCTATTCTCAGCCAATGCCATCGGCGCCACAGCATATAGGCCATGTGATGCCAGGAGCACAGCCAACGGTTCAACCTGCTGTATTCTCAAGTTTTGAGACAGTGCAGACACAACAGGCGGAGACAAAGAACCTGGATATGCTGCTTGATATTCCGCTGCAGGTCACAGTTGAACTGGGCAGAACGAAACGTTCGGTTAGAGACATCCTCGAATTGGGATCGGGTTCAATCATCGAGCTAGACAAACTAGCCGGAGAACCTGTCGATATTCTAGTCAACAATCGCTTGATTGCTCAAGGTGAAGTAGTTGTTATTGATGAGAATTTTGGTGTCCGTGTTACGGATATAATCAGCCAGAGCGATCGCATTAAAAAATTGAAATAA
- the fliM gene encoding flagellar motor switch protein FliM has product MSGEVLSQSEIDALLSALSTGEMDADELKKEQVEKRVKVYDFRRALRFSKDQIRSLTRIHENFARLLTTFFSAQLRTYVNISVASADQIPYEEFIRSIPKMTILNVFDVEPLEGRILMEVNPNIAYAMMDRLLGGKGASHNKVDSLTEIETRIMSNMFEKAFENFREAWGSISDIDPQLSEFEINPQFLQMVSPNETVVVISLNTTIGEASGMINICIPHVVLEPIIPKLSVKYWMQSDKKQSLPIENSVLQSEIQKADVSITAEIGSSEISIQDFLMLDIGDVIELNQQIDQPLLIKVGDIPKFVGQPGKLNKKLAIQVFDTFKGGDVDGER; this is encoded by the coding sequence ATGTCGGGAGAGGTATTATCGCAAAGCGAAATTGATGCTTTGTTATCGGCTTTATCAACAGGGGAAATGGATGCGGATGAATTAAAGAAGGAACAAGTAGAGAAAAGGGTTAAAGTTTATGATTTTAGAAGAGCTTTGCGTTTCTCGAAGGATCAAATCCGCAGCCTTACCCGAATTCATGAAAACTTTGCCAGGCTATTGACTACCTTTTTCTCCGCGCAGTTAAGGACGTATGTCAATATTAGTGTCGCTTCAGCAGACCAGATCCCTTATGAGGAATTCATCCGGTCGATTCCGAAGATGACAATATTGAATGTATTTGATGTAGAACCACTAGAGGGAAGGATCCTGATGGAGGTTAACCCAAACATTGCATACGCAATGATGGACAGGCTGCTTGGAGGAAAAGGGGCAAGCCATAATAAAGTCGATAGTTTGACTGAAATTGAAACTAGGATCATGTCTAATATGTTTGAGAAAGCTTTTGAAAACTTCAGGGAGGCCTGGGGTTCAATATCAGATATCGATCCGCAGTTATCCGAATTCGAGATTAATCCTCAATTTTTACAAATGGTTTCGCCTAATGAGACCGTCGTGGTGATTTCGTTGAACACTACTATAGGAGAAGCAAGCGGAATGATCAATATATGCATCCCGCATGTAGTTCTGGAGCCGATCATTCCTAAATTGTCAGTAAAGTATTGGATGCAATCGGATAAGAAACAAAGCTTGCCTATCGAAAATTCAGTATTGCAAAGTGAAATTCAAAAGGCTGATGTTTCAATTACAGCAGAAATAGGATCCTCCGAAATCTCAATCCAGGATTTCCTGATGCTTGATATCGGTGATGTAATTGAATTAAATCAGCAAATTGACCAGCCTTTACTGATAAAAGTCGGAGATATCCCTAAATTTGTAGGACAGCCAGGGAAATTGAACAAAAAGTTAGCCATTCAAGTGTTTGATACATTTAAGGGGGGAGACGTTGATGGTGAGCGATGA
- the fliL gene encoding flagellar basal body-associated protein FliL yields the protein MKNNKLVMIMSVMLVAILLVGTIAVVAVMKLTAEDGEKEPSIDEVLEASVDIPEVTTNLASNDFIKISFKIETDGKKAKEELEKRDFQVKNLIIYELSEKKAEELQGKEGKMNLEETLKTKLNDLMLDGKIKKVYITGSLLQ from the coding sequence ATGAAGAATAATAAGCTGGTAATGATTATGTCGGTCATGCTGGTAGCCATATTACTCGTAGGAACTATAGCAGTTGTAGCGGTTATGAAGCTTACGGCAGAGGATGGCGAAAAAGAGCCAAGCATCGATGAGGTGCTGGAAGCTTCCGTAGATATTCCCGAGGTAACTACAAACCTGGCATCAAATGATTTTATAAAGATTTCATTCAAAATCGAAACAGACGGCAAAAAAGCAAAAGAAGAGTTGGAAAAGAGAGATTTTCAGGTGAAAAACCTAATTATTTATGAACTATCCGAGAAAAAGGCAGAAGAGCTGCAAGGCAAGGAAGGCAAGATGAACCTTGAAGAAACTCTCAAAACAAAGTTGAATGACCTGATGCTTGATGGGAAAATCAAAAAGGTCTACATAACAGGTTCTCTCCTCCAATAA
- a CDS encoding flagellar FlbD family protein codes for MIKVTKLNGKSFRINSLFIEVVEAFPDTTITLTNGRKYVVRESEDEVSKLIREFYQSVGLLGGRVLEELNHEE; via the coding sequence GTGATTAAAGTAACTAAATTAAACGGTAAATCATTTAGAATTAATTCATTATTTATTGAAGTGGTTGAAGCTTTTCCGGACACGACGATTACATTAACCAATGGGCGAAAGTATGTCGTACGGGAAAGTGAAGATGAAGTAAGCAAATTAATCCGGGAATTTTATCAGAGTGTCGGTCTTCTTGGAGGGCGAGTGTTGGAGGAACTGAATCATGAAGAATAA
- a CDS encoding flagellar hook protein FlgE, translated as MLRSMYSGISGMKNFQTKLDVIGNNIANVNTYGFKKGRVTFKDTMNQTISGASAATDNKGGKNPMQVGLGSTIATIDMIDTQSSLQTTGRALDLAISGDGYFVVKQGQSQMYTRAGNFYLDDNGTLVTGEGLKVQSYNQIGQLEDITVNVNALLPAKQTTELVMKGNLPKDAKGNSELLQQIKVVDDKGIEHVIDLKISPVDASTGSWKLSFIDKSITVDPNNPNANVVEQPITIPDFNPANPPADLSITLKVNDGNNGVRNLTVQMPVKDLTKEGGSMDANAYPDGNTQGALESFNIGSTGEINGVFSNGLVLTLGQLALAKFSNPSGLSKVGNNTFQESVNSGTANINVPGEGRGSIAAGALEMSNVDLSEEFTEMITAQRGFQANTRIITTSDEILQELVNLKR; from the coding sequence ATGCTTCGTTCAATGTATTCAGGAATCAGTGGAATGAAAAACTTCCAAACAAAACTTGATGTAATCGGAAACAATATTGCCAATGTAAATACATACGGCTTCAAAAAGGGCCGTGTTACTTTTAAGGATACTATGAATCAAACGATTTCAGGTGCAAGTGCTGCTACCGACAATAAGGGCGGTAAAAACCCGATGCAGGTGGGGCTGGGCTCCACGATTGCGACCATCGATATGATCGACACTCAATCAAGCTTGCAAACAACAGGACGCGCCCTTGACCTTGCAATTTCAGGCGATGGGTATTTTGTTGTAAAACAGGGTCAATCACAGATGTATACACGTGCCGGGAACTTCTACTTGGATGATAATGGGACATTGGTTACTGGTGAGGGTCTGAAAGTTCAATCCTATAATCAAATAGGACAGTTAGAAGATATAACTGTTAACGTTAATGCGCTTTTACCCGCTAAGCAGACTACTGAATTAGTCATGAAGGGTAATCTTCCAAAGGACGCGAAGGGCAATTCGGAATTACTTCAGCAAATCAAGGTTGTGGATGATAAAGGAATTGAGCATGTGATTGATTTGAAAATCTCGCCTGTGGATGCTTCTACAGGATCTTGGAAGTTATCCTTTATTGATAAATCAATCACCGTCGATCCTAACAATCCAAACGCAAATGTTGTTGAGCAACCGATCACTATTCCTGATTTTAATCCTGCAAATCCACCTGCAGATTTGTCTATTACCCTGAAGGTTAATGACGGAAATAATGGAGTTAGAAACCTGACTGTACAAATGCCGGTTAAGGATTTGACAAAAGAAGGCGGCAGCATGGACGCCAATGCCTATCCAGACGGCAACACGCAAGGCGCCCTTGAAAGCTTCAATATCGGTTCAACTGGTGAAATCAACGGAGTCTTCTCAAATGGTCTCGTATTAACGCTTGGACAGCTTGCACTGGCTAAATTCAGCAATCCATCAGGACTATCAAAGGTCGGAAACAACACATTCCAGGAATCAGTCAACTCTGGGACTGCTAATATCAATGTTCCTGGTGAAGGCAGGGGCTCCATTGCAGCGGGAGCACTTGAAATGTCCAATGTGGACCTTTCGGAAGAGTTTACCGAAATGATCACGGCTCAGCGGGGTTTCCAGGCAAATACAAGAATCATAACAACATCTGATGAAATCCTCCAGGAGCTCGTAAACTTAAAACGATAG
- a CDS encoding TIGR02530 family flagellar biosynthesis protein: MDKTNFNPIHSLPVNRTHLKPVKANQLTQTSFSLQLQNAIQSKNQLTISKHATERLEQRGINISQERWNRIEEKVSQAKAKGVSDSLVLLKDAALIVSAKNNTVITAMGRQEAAEQIFTNINGTIVMEN; the protein is encoded by the coding sequence ATGGATAAAACAAATTTTAATCCAATTCATTCACTGCCTGTTAACAGGACACACCTTAAACCTGTAAAAGCCAACCAATTAACACAAACATCTTTTTCCTTGCAATTGCAAAATGCAATTCAATCAAAGAATCAACTGACTATAAGCAAGCATGCAACTGAACGACTGGAGCAGAGGGGAATCAATATCTCCCAGGAGCGCTGGAACAGGATCGAGGAAAAAGTTAGTCAGGCTAAGGCCAAGGGCGTGAGTGATTCACTCGTTCTGCTAAAGGACGCTGCACTGATTGTCAGTGCAAAAAACAACACTGTCATTACAGCGATGGGAAGGCAGGAAGCAGCCGAACAAATATTCACCAATATAAATGGAACAATTGTTATGGAAAATTAA
- the flgD gene encoding flagellar hook assembly protein FlgD, whose translation MVNSINSTYLLSNLQKDRKAGSDILGKDDFLKILMTQLQNQDPMNPMQDKDFIAQMATFSTLEQITNMGKSIDRFVQAEQQNKMISYSQFVGKDVTWHKIETANGEETIQQGNGKVASVQFKEDTVSFILEDGKILEPANISQINELSSENHMLQASMLIGKTITYLDENKQEKSANVLSVSFKNGKTSYLLDDENKTSIISSQITKIQ comes from the coding sequence ATGGTAAATTCAATCAATTCTACTTATCTGCTTTCCAATCTTCAAAAGGACAGGAAAGCTGGTTCGGATATACTTGGAAAAGATGATTTTTTGAAAATCCTGATGACTCAGCTTCAGAACCAGGATCCCATGAATCCAATGCAAGATAAGGATTTCATAGCTCAAATGGCAACATTTTCAACACTTGAGCAAATCACAAATATGGGAAAATCAATCGATCGTTTTGTACAGGCTGAACAGCAAAATAAAATGATATCCTACAGCCAGTTTGTCGGAAAAGATGTCACATGGCATAAAATTGAAACCGCAAATGGCGAAGAAACCATTCAACAGGGAAATGGAAAGGTAGCCTCTGTGCAGTTCAAGGAAGATACGGTTTCTTTTATTCTTGAAGATGGGAAGATCCTGGAGCCAGCGAATATTTCACAGATCAACGAGTTATCAAGTGAAAATCATATGCTGCAGGCAAGTATGTTGATTGGAAAAACAATTACCTATCTTGATGAAAATAAACAAGAAAAATCAGCTAATGTCCTTTCCGTTTCATTTAAAAATGGGAAAACATCCTATTTACTAGATGATGAGAATAAAACAAGCATCATTTCTTCACAGATCACCAAAATTCAATAA
- a CDS encoding flagellar hook-length control protein FliK: MKTLEIGGLGFFNSIAAGKQTLSVNSGAAGSFAELVSTVLSGKAELIPSSEAAQSENLESLGALAEMININDLLDLEDGLKLLDVLKSDTGNLLPKALAHFGINKEDLKLFIQKWTGNSENDIESISEDELLSSLAVIITGIANQNGNQILGKIEQNDLHTLKALKLLELMTKYADGNEYKSYDSVKESLKNLGEELKNLFETSKPNPHTDYFQKRFTLLASDLNLVNSKKMTLTEGSSALKTDSPAGTVAYLPQMTKVEQLMLTMNSPERPVSPEQLMKQFESILSKSHFMNSGGTQKLFIKLFPEHLGSIRIELFQKDQTMMARIITTSGTAKETLESHINGLKQAFAAQNLSVERIEVTQQQSQQERFLNRDSQQQERQPNRGQRETKEETGDFNLSFEEALLNTEV, from the coding sequence GTGAAAACATTGGAAATAGGAGGTCTTGGTTTTTTTAATTCTATTGCTGCTGGAAAACAGACACTGTCCGTAAATAGTGGTGCTGCTGGAAGCTTCGCAGAGTTAGTGTCAACAGTATTATCCGGAAAAGCAGAGTTAATCCCCTCATCTGAAGCGGCGCAGAGTGAAAACCTTGAAAGTCTGGGTGCCTTGGCAGAAATGATTAACATAAACGATCTTTTAGACTTAGAAGATGGACTGAAGTTGCTGGATGTATTGAAATCAGACACTGGAAATCTATTACCTAAGGCACTGGCGCATTTTGGGATAAACAAAGAAGATTTGAAGCTGTTTATTCAAAAATGGACAGGAAACAGTGAAAATGATATCGAGAGTATCTCTGAAGATGAGCTCTTGTCATCCTTAGCGGTTATCATAACAGGAATCGCCAATCAAAATGGAAATCAAATACTCGGAAAGATCGAACAAAATGATTTACACACATTAAAGGCACTTAAACTTTTAGAATTAATGACTAAATATGCTGATGGGAATGAATATAAAAGCTATGATTCTGTGAAAGAATCCCTGAAGAATCTTGGTGAGGAATTAAAGAACCTTTTTGAAACGAGTAAACCAAATCCTCATACGGATTATTTTCAAAAAAGATTTACCCTGTTAGCGAGTGATTTAAACCTTGTAAACTCAAAAAAAATGACTTTAACAGAGGGCAGCTCAGCATTAAAGACGGATAGTCCAGCAGGAACTGTTGCTTACCTTCCCCAGATGACAAAGGTTGAACAATTGATGCTAACAATGAATAGCCCAGAAAGACCGGTCTCACCTGAACAATTAATGAAACAATTTGAATCGATTCTTTCGAAATCGCATTTCATGAATAGTGGGGGAACTCAAAAACTATTCATAAAATTATTCCCTGAGCACCTTGGGAGCATCCGTATAGAGCTTTTTCAAAAGGATCAAACGATGATGGCGAGAATAATAACTACATCTGGAACGGCAAAAGAAACGCTGGAGTCACACATTAATGGTCTTAAACAGGCCTTTGCAGCACAAAACCTTTCAGTGGAAAGGATTGAAGTGACTCAGCAGCAAAGCCAGCAAGAACGATTCCTGAATAGAGATTCCCAGCAACAGGAGCGGCAGCCAAACAGAGGACAGCGGGAAACAAAAGAAGAAACAGGGGATTTTAACCTTTCTTTTGAAGAAGCACTGCTAAATACTGAAGTTTAG
- a CDS encoding MotE family protein, whose translation MEEKENQDGNKLQWFLYVIAIPTLFAIVIALFALSILGINIFDTAKDIGGKVPFISQFVKEEKPLSIEEFEKDIISLEAEIKDREAKMDQLKSKIDSKDTQLKRMELEKAQLQAQIEELTAIQEENKRAFREIVKTYETMSAKSAAPIISKMDTDEAVKILTNIKPETLASIMEKLPAEEAAKYTEILTNEANSN comes from the coding sequence GTGGAGGAAAAAGAAAATCAGGATGGAAACAAGCTTCAATGGTTTTTATATGTGATCGCGATTCCAACCTTGTTCGCGATTGTTATTGCGTTATTTGCGCTTTCGATTCTAGGGATCAATATTTTCGATACAGCGAAGGACATCGGAGGGAAAGTACCTTTCATATCTCAGTTTGTAAAGGAAGAAAAGCCGCTATCCATTGAAGAATTTGAAAAAGATATCATCAGCCTTGAAGCAGAAATTAAAGACCGCGAAGCAAAAATGGATCAACTGAAGTCTAAAATCGATAGCAAGGATACACAGCTAAAACGAATGGAATTGGAAAAAGCACAGCTTCAGGCACAAATAGAGGAATTAACCGCGATCCAGGAGGAAAACAAGCGGGCCTTCCGGGAAATCGTCAAAACCTATGAAACAATGTCAGCGAAGAGTGCTGCTCCAATTATTTCTAAAATGGACACAGATGAAGCCGTGAAGATTCTGACAAACATTAAGCCAGAAACACTTGCGTCCATAATGGAAAAGCTTCCCGCCGAAGAAGCAGCGAAGTATACAGAGATATTGACGAACGAAGCTAACAGTAATTAG
- the fliJ gene encoding flagellar export protein FliJ → MRYQFKFDKILSLKSREVDEAQVVYQDSVKKFEEAADRLYHLLKKKEDLESFQSDRLLDGLPVQEIRHHQQFIGNLEKSIAHYQKVVMNARNIMNYQQVQLMEKNQEVKKFEKIKEKDHLRFLADAKYAESRMMDEVSIQQYMNREIR, encoded by the coding sequence ATGCGGTATCAATTCAAGTTTGATAAGATCCTTTCACTCAAGTCGAGAGAAGTGGACGAAGCACAAGTCGTGTACCAGGATTCAGTCAAAAAGTTCGAAGAGGCGGCTGACAGACTCTATCATCTTCTGAAGAAAAAAGAAGATCTTGAGAGCTTCCAATCAGACAGGCTTCTGGACGGTTTGCCTGTCCAGGAAATACGGCACCATCAACAGTTTATCGGCAATCTTGAAAAATCGATTGCCCACTATCAGAAAGTTGTGATGAATGCGAGAAACATCATGAATTATCAACAAGTGCAGCTGATGGAGAAAAATCAGGAAGTAAAAAAGTTTGAAAAAATCAAAGAAAAAGACCATCTTCGATTTCTGGCAGATGCAAAGTATGCAGAAAGCAGGATGATGGATGAAGTCTCGATTCAGCAATATATGAACCGGGAAATTAGGTGA
- the fliH gene encoding flagellar assembly protein FliH: MILLSRLIKSQYTSAMPAEKKVISIRVLESSQQQEVPQIFTHTEDERRRILEGALAQADNIVLKASEEAEQIRQQIQLEQREWDQQKSLLAEESRQQGFEIGYQEGRTQGYEEYRQTIMFAQETVDASKKDYENHIESSEKVILDLGVKIAGKIIGKKLAEDEAFLPLVKRALKNSREYMDIQLHVNPKYFQELLIQKDELIAIFPKDIDFYIYPDDDLEETSCIIESENGRVDASVDSQLEEIKNKLFEMLESEQ, from the coding sequence ATGATATTATTGTCTAGGCTTATCAAATCTCAATACACTAGCGCTATGCCCGCAGAAAAGAAGGTCATCTCTATCAGGGTGTTAGAATCATCACAACAACAAGAAGTCCCACAGATCTTCACTCATACAGAAGATGAAAGAAGGCGGATCCTCGAGGGTGCTCTAGCTCAGGCGGATAATATTGTGTTGAAGGCCAGTGAGGAAGCTGAACAGATTCGTCAGCAAATCCAACTGGAACAACGAGAATGGGATCAGCAAAAATCTTTATTGGCCGAAGAATCCAGGCAGCAGGGCTTTGAAATAGGCTATCAGGAAGGTAGAACCCAGGGGTATGAAGAGTACCGTCAAACAATCATGTTTGCCCAAGAAACGGTTGATGCGTCAAAAAAAGATTACGAGAATCATATTGAATCATCAGAAAAGGTGATTCTTGATCTCGGGGTGAAAATAGCCGGGAAGATAATCGGGAAAAAACTAGCTGAAGATGAAGCTTTCCTTCCCCTTGTAAAGAGAGCGTTAAAAAACTCCAGGGAGTACATGGATATTCAGTTGCACGTAAATCCGAAATACTTCCAGGAATTGCTTATTCAAAAAGATGAACTGATTGCCATCTTTCCGAAGGATATTGATTTCTATATTTACCCAGATGACGATCTTGAGGAAACATCATGCATCATCGAATCTGAAAATGGCAGAGTTGACGCAAGTGTAGATAGCCAATTGGAAGAAATCAAAAATAAGCTGTTTGAAATGCTGGAGAGTGAACAATAG